One genomic region from Leptolyngbyaceae cyanobacterium JSC-12 encodes:
- a CDS encoding hypothetical protein (IMG reference gene:2510094746) translates to MYIRQITVGFSILALMFSVVEPALAGRDGVPGRRVGGGSRLTQPRMKPSPSAQTRLTALSFASRTNLPTALKLKAIYG, encoded by the coding sequence ATGTATATTCGTCAAATCACAGTTGGATTCTCAATCCTAGCCTTGATGTTCTCAGTCGTTGAACCTGCTTTGGCGGGACGTGACGGGGTGCCTGGTCGTAGAGTGGGGGGTGGTAGTCGATTGACTCAGCCCAGAATGAAACCGTCTCCATCTGCTCAAACTCGTTTAACTGCACTGTCGTTTGCTTCTAGAACCAATCTACCTACAGCGTTGAAGCTAAAAGCGATTTACGGCTAA
- a CDS encoding putative small protein (IMG reference gene:2510094747~PFAM: Protein of unknown function (DUF2288)): MQNLRAELSGTLDEAEWNWLAPHARRDSLIVVSPDLDLLDVGVAIANDNVPHVQRWIEEALIQKPSPAQISAWEQNQSKRFNALIVQPYVLVQEMS; the protein is encoded by the coding sequence ATGCAAAACCTTAGAGCAGAACTATCAGGAACCTTGGATGAGGCAGAGTGGAACTGGTTAGCTCCTCATGCTCGTCGAGATTCGCTGATTGTGGTGTCTCCAGATTTAGATTTGTTGGATGTTGGGGTGGCGATCGCGAATGACAATGTCCCCCACGTTCAACGCTGGATTGAAGAAGCACTTATTCAAAAACCTTCACCCGCCCAGATTAGTGCTTGGGAACAGAATCAAAGTAAGCGATTCAATGCATTGATAGTTCAACCTTATGTCCTAGTGCAGGAAATGAGCTAA
- a CDS encoding hypothetical protein (IMG reference gene:2510094748~PFAM: DUF218 domain), which produces MISKKHLKPQPVTSKYKFLACTLILIPFLWIGYRWGRSYFTQPEAILVLGGDLDREHFAAAFAREHPDLPIWISGGSNEAYAEGVFSDAGIEFSRLHIDRTAQDTVTNFTTLVDKLQARGISSVYLITSDYHMQRARVIGEIVFGSRDMYLKPVSVPSQRDSESVLKSIRDGARAILWVATGHTGSTLHQLDNH; this is translated from the coding sequence ATGATTTCGAAGAAGCATCTGAAGCCGCAACCTGTCACTTCTAAATATAAGTTCCTAGCTTGCACACTTATCCTCATCCCGTTCCTATGGATAGGGTATCGTTGGGGGCGTAGTTATTTTACGCAACCAGAGGCAATCCTTGTGTTGGGGGGAGATTTAGATCGAGAGCACTTTGCGGCAGCCTTTGCGCGTGAACATCCAGATTTGCCGATCTGGATCTCCGGTGGCAGCAATGAAGCCTACGCAGAAGGAGTTTTCTCGGATGCAGGCATTGAATTTAGCCGACTGCATATTGATCGCACTGCCCAGGACACGGTCACAAATTTCACAACATTGGTGGATAAACTACAAGCTCGTGGAATTTCTAGTGTTTATCTAATTACTTCCGATTACCATATGCAACGAGCACGTGTCATAGGTGAAATTGTTTTCGGTAGTCGAGACATGTATCTAAAACCAGTATCTGTTCCATCCCAAAGGGACTCAGAATCCGTTCTAAAATCTATCCGAGACGGAGCCAGAGCAATTCTTTGGGTAGCAACAGGGCATACAGGCTCAACCCTTCACCAATTGGACAACCATTGA
- a CDS encoding ChAPs family protein (Chs5p-Arf1p-binding),tetratricopeptide repeat protein (IMG reference gene:2510094749) gives MPKRYFLFPILVLACYWGIAQPAQAQALLPHTLRIDLKKLEQQGVNLAQEASQLAQFQQYELALQRAKLATQLAPKSSEVWALLGALYLQTNALDDGIAALKKAQTLDSKNSAVLFALGSAHFQKGKYTQSVEYITEGLKVRPNVPGALFDLGNAYLMLRKYPEAISQYDKAIAQDKNFWPAINNIGLIHYESGNVDEAIRRWQAAADIDPKAAEPRLAIAVATYTKGDREKGLTLGESAIRLDSRYADLKFLKENLWGDRLLEDTKKLLDAPRIRATIVQLQERPPRTQRPSPR, from the coding sequence GTGCCGAAGCGTTATTTTCTTTTTCCAATCCTGGTTCTTGCTTGCTATTGGGGCATTGCTCAACCCGCTCAAGCTCAGGCGCTTTTACCTCATACCTTACGAATAGACTTGAAAAAGCTGGAACAACAGGGTGTTAACCTAGCACAAGAAGCCTCTCAACTGGCACAGTTCCAGCAATACGAGCTTGCCTTACAGCGGGCAAAGTTAGCCACCCAGCTAGCTCCTAAAAGCTCAGAAGTGTGGGCATTGTTAGGGGCGCTTTACCTCCAAACTAACGCTTTAGATGATGGAATTGCAGCTCTGAAAAAGGCCCAGACGTTGGATAGCAAAAATTCAGCGGTTCTTTTTGCGTTGGGATCTGCTCATTTCCAAAAAGGTAAATATACTCAGTCCGTTGAATACATTACTGAAGGCTTGAAAGTAAGACCTAATGTTCCAGGGGCATTGTTTGATCTGGGTAATGCCTACCTGATGTTACGGAAGTATCCTGAAGCCATTAGCCAATACGACAAGGCGATCGCGCAAGACAAAAATTTTTGGCCTGCGATTAACAATATTGGGCTAATTCATTACGAGTCAGGTAATGTGGATGAGGCGATTCGTCGCTGGCAGGCTGCAGCAGATATTGATCCCAAAGCTGCAGAGCCGCGGTTAGCGATCGCGGTTGCAACGTATACAAAAGGAGACCGGGAGAAAGGCTTAACTCTCGGAGAGAGTGCTATCCGCTTAGATAGCCGCTATGCTGATTTGAAGTTTTTGAAGGAGAATCTGTGGGGCGATCGCTTGCTAGAAGACACCAAAAAACTGCTAGACGCTCCAAGAATTCGCGCAACTATTGTTCAGTTGCAGGAGCGTCCACCCAGAACTCAACGCCCCTCCCCTCGATGA
- a CDS encoding thymidylate synthase (FAD) (IMG reference gene:2510094750~PFAM: Thymidylate synthase complementing protein~TIGRFAM: thymidylate synthase, flavin-dependent), whose protein sequence is MDRFTVEVIAQTPNPQQVIYAAMHQDYAENFVWDERDRFPTEEKCGAVIVKNLLAGNRGHYGPLEHPQIVFNCGWFPHSTMQQIRTHRVGISFDVQSFRYTGSRIVDVVLGKRDVEEVFYLRPTGTYSDRQGKHYDYTPEQRQQDLEWCLAACHRYTERVQQGFSEEHARGLIPFDVRQHWVMSANVRSLMHLLDLRWKADAQLEAQKLCEAIWPHFQAWVPAIAEWYEGNRLKKARLAP, encoded by the coding sequence ATGGACCGCTTTACCGTTGAAGTGATTGCCCAAACCCCCAACCCACAACAGGTAATCTATGCCGCAATGCATCAGGATTATGCTGAGAATTTTGTCTGGGACGAGCGCGATCGCTTCCCTACCGAAGAAAAATGTGGCGCGGTAATCGTCAAGAATCTGTTAGCAGGAAATCGAGGGCATTATGGTCCCTTAGAACATCCCCAAATCGTCTTCAATTGCGGCTGGTTTCCACATAGCACCATGCAGCAAATTCGGACACATCGGGTGGGGATCAGTTTTGATGTTCAATCGTTTCGGTATACTGGTAGTCGAATTGTTGATGTGGTTCTTGGCAAACGGGATGTGGAAGAAGTTTTTTACTTACGTCCCACTGGTACTTATAGCGATCGCCAAGGAAAACACTACGACTACACGCCCGAACAGCGTCAACAGGATCTTGAATGGTGTTTGGCAGCCTGCCATCGCTACACTGAGCGGGTGCAGCAAGGATTTTCCGAAGAGCATGCCCGTGGATTAATTCCGTTTGATGTACGACAACATTGGGTGATGTCTGCTAATGTGCGTTCGCTTATGCACCTGCTTGATTTACGCTGGAAAGCTGATGCCCAGTTAGAAGCACAAAAATTGTGTGAAGCGATTTGGCCCCACTTTCAGGCATGGGTGCCAGCGATCGCAGAATGGTACGAAGGGAACCGACTCAAAAAAGCCCGGTTGGCTCCCTAA
- a CDS encoding CheY-like receiver domain-containing protein (IMG reference gene:2510094751), with translation MQSVVLQALRQRSAQSKQNKQTKNCCTYPSWIDLLRFEMDATSSSILLLAKHPRQVRFLMSLLGCSSFSVEIACSEEQAVVQARERPPFLIILAGDHLSWSQGLLCNLRTRAGAYPVTLVALTDFHAPSWVYQEENPGFDGFFVSPISSEVLSSLVQSAYTRQACCSFR, from the coding sequence GTGCAGAGCGTAGTTTTACAAGCCCTAAGGCAGCGCTCGGCACAAAGTAAGCAGAATAAACAAACTAAAAATTGCTGTACGTATCCCAGTTGGATAGATTTACTCAGGTTTGAAATGGATGCAACATCAAGCTCTATTTTGCTACTCGCAAAACACCCACGGCAGGTGCGTTTTTTGATGTCGTTGCTGGGATGTTCAAGCTTTTCCGTGGAAATTGCCTGTTCTGAGGAACAAGCAGTGGTGCAAGCCAGAGAACGTCCTCCATTTCTGATTATTTTGGCAGGCGACCACCTCTCCTGGTCACAGGGGTTACTCTGCAATTTGCGAACTCGTGCAGGTGCTTATCCAGTTACTCTGGTTGCTTTGACGGATTTTCATGCACCCAGTTGGGTCTATCAAGAGGAAAACCCAGGATTTGATGGGTTTTTCGTTAGCCCTATTAGCAGCGAGGTGTTGTCATCTCTTGTGCAATCAGCCTATACCCGTCAGGCGTGTTGTTCCTTTCGCTAA
- a CDS encoding putative xylanase/chitin deacetylase (IMG reference gene:2510094752~PFAM: Polysaccharide deacetylase), with translation MASSLQLAPLYPVVHRVLKPLFPTCLWAGSDRLPIIALTFDDGPHPQYTLKLLEVLDRYHVRANFFWLGACVNQAPEVAREVYQRGHWIGLHGYDHQSFPKLTDLELRKSLEDTQGAIANACQLDPSAILDVRPPNGLFTPKTLNLLQQWKYRPVMWSVVPEDWVSPGVAIVVHRILQQVRNGSIIVLHDGYCGGEDVAQITDQLIPVLLQRGYEFVSIEHLWHQMPQADKFGRTVQ, from the coding sequence ATGGCTTCGTCATTACAGCTTGCTCCGCTTTATCCAGTAGTTCATCGGGTTCTTAAACCGTTGTTTCCAACCTGCCTGTGGGCTGGCAGCGATCGCCTGCCTATCATCGCGCTTACTTTTGATGATGGCCCCCATCCCCAATACACTCTGAAACTTCTGGAAGTCCTGGATCGATACCACGTCCGTGCCAACTTTTTTTGGTTGGGAGCTTGTGTGAATCAGGCACCAGAAGTTGCCAGAGAAGTATATCAGCGTGGTCATTGGATTGGTTTACACGGCTATGATCATCAATCCTTTCCAAAATTGACAGACCTGGAGCTACGAAAAAGTTTGGAGGATACGCAAGGAGCGATCGCAAACGCTTGTCAGTTAGATCCATCTGCGATTCTGGATGTCCGTCCACCCAACGGCTTGTTCACCCCAAAAACACTCAACCTTTTGCAGCAATGGAAGTATCGTCCAGTGATGTGGAGTGTTGTTCCAGAAGATTGGGTTAGCCCTGGCGTTGCGATTGTAGTTCATCGAATTTTGCAACAAGTCAGGAACGGTTCAATCATTGTCTTACACGATGGATATTGCGGTGGAGAAGATGTTGCTCAAATTACTGATCAGCTAATTCCGGTCCTACTTCAACGGGGCTATGAGTTTGTTTCTATCGAGCATCTTTGGCACCAGATGCCTCAAGCCGATAAATTCGGGAGGACCGTTCAATGA
- a CDS encoding hypothetical protein (IMG reference gene:2510094753): MLPLILSEQQIFIFKFWFNNQLCSGMTYQNELFCQIGAFDADQRPQVYQTACKLAQHDVNLIVTCSKTTCRLWGSLRDEAVKRLLLTPSELWISTLTHKHADVDR, encoded by the coding sequence GTGCTGCCCCTCATTCTCAGTGAACAACAAATATTTATCTTCAAGTTTTGGTTCAACAACCAGCTTTGTTCTGGGATGACGTATCAGAATGAATTATTTTGCCAGATTGGCGCGTTTGATGCTGACCAAAGACCCCAGGTTTACCAAACAGCCTGTAAACTAGCTCAGCACGATGTCAACCTGATTGTCACATGCTCTAAAACAACCTGTCGTCTTTGGGGAAGTTTACGAGATGAAGCTGTTAAGAGACTGCTGCTAACCCCCTCTGAACTGTGGATAAGTACCCTAACTCATAAACACGCTGACGTAGATCGCTGA
- a CDS encoding RNA polymerase sigma factor, cyanobacterial RpoD-like family (IMG reference gene:2510094754~PFAM: Sigma-70, region 4; Sigma-70 region 3; Sigma-70 region 2; Sigma-70 factor, region 1.2~TIGRFAM: RNA polymerase sigma factor, sigma-70 family; RNA polymerase sigma factor RpoD, C-terminal domain; RNA polymerase sigma factor, cyanobacterial RpoD-like family), which translates to MTQANDVLELELLGSASDDLSDGEIDLFDLEDEEDDQDEAIDLSSADEDGKAGKVRPGRRRTQAKKKHYTEDSIRLYLQEIGRIRLLRADEEIELARKIADLLELERIRESLQQQLDRTPQDAEWANAVNMTLPAFRHRLHLGRRAKDKMVQSNLRLVVSIAKKYMNRGLSFQDLIQEGSLGLIRAAEKFDHEKGYKFSTYATWWIRQAITRAIADQSRTIRLPVHLYETISRIKKTTKLLSQEMGRKPTEEEIATRMEMTIEKLRFIAKSAQLPISLETPIGKEEDSRLGDFIESDGETPEDQVAKNLLREDLENVLDTLSPRERDVLRLRYGLDDGRMKTLEEIGQIFNVTRERIRQIEAKALRKLRHPNRNSVLKEYIR; encoded by the coding sequence ATGACCCAAGCCAACGATGTACTCGAACTTGAGTTGCTAGGTAGCGCTTCGGATGACCTGTCAGATGGAGAGATAGATCTCTTCGATCTGGAAGATGAGGAGGATGATCAAGACGAGGCTATTGATCTATCATCTGCTGATGAGGATGGTAAGGCAGGCAAAGTTAGACCCGGACGCCGTCGTACCCAAGCAAAGAAGAAGCATTACACAGAGGACTCAATCCGCCTCTACTTGCAAGAGATTGGTCGCATCCGGCTCTTGAGAGCAGATGAAGAAATTGAGTTGGCTCGGAAGATTGCTGACTTGCTAGAACTTGAACGAATTCGAGAGAGCCTTCAGCAGCAGCTAGATCGCACCCCTCAAGATGCTGAGTGGGCCAATGCAGTGAATATGACGCTACCTGCTTTTCGGCATCGTTTGCATTTGGGGCGGCGGGCAAAAGACAAGATGGTTCAGTCGAACTTGCGATTAGTTGTGTCGATTGCCAAGAAGTACATGAACCGTGGTTTATCCTTCCAGGACTTGATTCAGGAAGGTAGCTTGGGCTTGATTCGGGCAGCAGAGAAGTTTGACCATGAGAAGGGGTATAAGTTTTCTACCTACGCAACTTGGTGGATTCGTCAGGCAATTACGCGGGCGATCGCAGACCAATCCCGCACAATCCGTCTTCCAGTTCACTTGTACGAAACAATCTCTCGTATCAAGAAGACAACCAAACTCCTATCTCAAGAAATGGGACGCAAGCCTACTGAGGAAGAAATTGCAACCCGCATGGAAATGACGATTGAGAAATTGCGATTTATTGCGAAGTCTGCTCAGCTCCCGATTTCATTGGAAACACCTATCGGCAAGGAAGAAGATTCTCGCCTGGGAGATTTCATCGAATCAGATGGAGAAACCCCTGAAGATCAGGTTGCCAAAAATTTGCTTAGGGAAGACCTGGAGAATGTGCTTGATACGCTTAGCCCCCGTGAGCGCGATGTTCTGCGTCTGCGCTATGGCTTAGATGATGGGCGCATGAAGACGTTAGAGGAGATTGGGCAAATCTTCAATGTTACTCGTGAACGTATTCGCCAGATTGAAGCGAAAGCACTGCGTAAGTTGCGCCATCCTAACCGCAATAGTGTGCTCAAAGAATACATTCGCTAG
- a CDS encoding Photosystem I reaction centre subunit XI (IMG reference gene:2510094755~PFAM: Photosystem I reaction centre subunit XI) → MSDLIKPYNGDPFVGHLSTPISDSAFTRAFISNLPAYRKGLSPLLRGLEIGLAHGYFLIGPWVKLGPLRDSEFAAIGGLISGMAMVLIATGCLSAYGLATFSGQEETDGRALQSSEGWSQFAGGFFIGGSCGVLAAFFLLQNFSTVDSIFRGLVN, encoded by the coding sequence ATGTCTGATCTGATCAAACCTTATAATGGCGATCCCTTTGTGGGGCATCTGTCCACTCCGATCAGTGATTCCGCTTTTACCAGAGCTTTTATTAGCAATCTGCCAGCCTACCGTAAAGGCTTGTCTCCCCTCTTACGTGGGCTGGAAATTGGGCTTGCTCACGGCTACTTCTTAATTGGTCCCTGGGTTAAACTCGGACCCTTACGTGATTCAGAGTTTGCTGCGATTGGTGGACTCATTTCTGGTATGGCAATGGTTCTGATTGCGACTGGATGCCTGTCTGCCTATGGGCTTGCAACCTTCTCTGGGCAAGAAGAAACCGATGGTCGAGCTTTGCAATCCTCAGAAGGTTGGAGTCAGTTTGCAGGTGGCTTCTTCATTGGCGGGTCTTGTGGTGTATTAGCCGCTTTTTTCCTGTTACAAAATTTCTCGACGGTTGACTCGATTTTCCGTGGTTTGGTCAACTAG
- a CDS encoding histidyl-tRNA synthetase (IMG reference gene:2510094756~PFAM: Anticodon binding domain; tRNA synthetase class II core domain (G, H, P, S and T)~TIGRFAM: histidyl-tRNA synthetase) gives MGLIQATRGTRDILPNEIRYWQQVEAVVRDILGKATYQEIRTPIFEQTSLFERGIGEATDVVGKEMYTFKDRGDRSITLRPEGTAGVVRSFIEHGLGTQGGVQRLWYCGPMFRYERPQAGRQRQFHQVGVEVLGSPSPRADAEAIAIATDILKTLGLKNLELNLNSIGDSSDRLHFREALIGYLTPYKDKLDEDSQDRLTRNPLRILDSKDEQTQHILQNAPSILDYLSPESKTRFDQVQSLLTALDIPYTINSRLVRGLDYYTHTVFEIQSADLGAQATVCAGGRYDGLVAELGGAETPAVGWAIGLERLVILLQQLQSLPPETIDFYLISKGELAEIQALVLAQTLRRHGFTVELDMSGSAFGKQFKRADRSGATACLILGDAEAETQSVQLKWLTTGVQQALPQTELLASIDKLHQQIQLARSNH, from the coding sequence ATGGGTTTAATTCAAGCAACACGGGGCACGCGAGACATCCTGCCCAATGAAATTCGTTACTGGCAGCAAGTAGAAGCTGTAGTGCGAGATATTTTAGGTAAAGCAACTTATCAGGAAATTCGGACTCCGATCTTTGAACAAACCTCCCTTTTTGAGCGTGGGATCGGCGAAGCAACGGATGTTGTGGGGAAGGAAATGTACACCTTTAAGGATCGGGGCGATCGCTCAATTACGCTACGACCTGAAGGTACGGCGGGTGTAGTACGCTCTTTCATTGAACATGGCTTGGGGACTCAAGGGGGTGTGCAGCGCCTCTGGTATTGTGGTCCCATGTTTCGCTATGAACGTCCCCAGGCAGGGCGGCAGCGACAATTTCACCAGGTTGGTGTAGAAGTGCTGGGTAGCCCCTCACCCCGAGCAGACGCTGAAGCAATCGCGATCGCCACCGACATTCTCAAAACTTTGGGACTCAAAAACCTGGAACTAAACTTAAACTCGATTGGGGATTCTAGCGATCGCCTGCATTTTCGAGAAGCCCTCATTGGCTATCTTACCCCTTACAAAGACAAGCTTGATGAGGACTCTCAGGATCGACTTACCCGCAACCCTCTGCGCATCCTGGACAGTAAAGACGAACAAACTCAACATATTCTGCAAAACGCTCCCAGCATTCTGGATTACCTTAGTCCTGAATCGAAGACTCGGTTTGATCAAGTCCAAAGCCTGTTAACCGCTCTAGATATTCCCTACACGATTAATTCCCGCCTGGTTCGTGGGCTGGATTACTACACCCATACTGTCTTTGAAATTCAATCCGCCGATTTGGGTGCCCAGGCAACTGTGTGTGCTGGAGGACGATATGATGGGCTTGTTGCTGAATTAGGCGGGGCAGAAACGCCAGCAGTCGGGTGGGCGATCGGTCTGGAGCGGCTTGTGATCCTATTGCAGCAACTTCAAAGTCTTCCTCCAGAAACCATCGACTTTTACTTGATTTCTAAAGGAGAACTCGCCGAGATACAAGCCTTAGTGTTGGCTCAAACCTTACGTCGCCACGGCTTCACAGTAGAACTGGATATGAGTGGTAGTGCGTTTGGTAAACAGTTCAAACGCGCTGATCGCAGCGGTGCTACTGCTTGTCTGATTTTGGGAGATGCAGAGGCTGAAACCCAATCCGTGCAGCTTAAGTGGTTGACAACTGGAGTACAGCAAGCACTGCCTCAAACAGAACTGCTAGCATCCATAGATAAACTCCATCAGCAGATCCAACTTGCTCGAAGCAATCATTAA
- a CDS encoding hypothetical protein (IMG reference gene:2510094757) has translation MKYQIRCAGLPLAVYREVAAHLRQVDGVHTELVPQQSRQFDYHQSQIDSLWLTYPDDAAPEVSERVRQVLAYYRDRYGTWETIESIESY, from the coding sequence TTGAAGTATCAAATTCGATGCGCGGGATTGCCCCTTGCGGTTTATCGGGAAGTCGCAGCCCATCTGCGGCAGGTGGATGGTGTTCACACGGAGTTGGTGCCTCAGCAATCGCGCCAATTTGACTATCACCAGAGCCAGATCGATAGCCTCTGGCTTACTTACCCTGACGATGCTGCTCCAGAAGTGAGCGAACGAGTTCGGCAGGTCTTGGCTTACTATCGCGATCGCTACGGCACCTGGGAAACCATTGAGTCAATTGAGTCATATTAG
- a CDS encoding response regulator containing a CheY-like receiver domain and an HTH DNA-binding domain (IMG reference gene:2510094758~PFAM: Bacterial regulatory proteins, luxR family): MASGESQVQSSLSERELQVIELVAAGLTNQEIAEKLEISKRTVDNHISNILTKTETENRVALVRWALQWGKVCIDNVNCCPLPGVENGTSNVNGDGH, translated from the coding sequence ATGGCTAGTGGCGAATCTCAGGTGCAGAGTTCTCTATCTGAACGAGAACTGCAAGTGATTGAACTTGTAGCCGCTGGCTTAACCAATCAGGAAATTGCTGAAAAACTAGAGATTAGCAAGCGCACGGTCGATAACCACATCAGCAATATTTTGACAAAAACTGAAACAGAAAATCGTGTCGCGCTAGTTCGGTGGGCACTTCAGTGGGGGAAGGTTTGCATTGACAATGTTAACTGTTGCCCACTTCCTGGGGTTGAGAATGGTACCAGCAATGTAAACGGAGATGGACATTGA
- a CDS encoding hypothetical protein (IMG reference gene:2510094759) has product MSIKKSISTKKSINVWSYKPWWCQPWSILLTGCGVVGGSWWLFHRIWLTGFITVPILTWMGFFLLVYPRLFAQSMQQEIEVTQTTEEYL; this is encoded by the coding sequence ATGTCTATCAAGAAATCAATTTCTACCAAGAAATCAATTAATGTCTGGAGTTACAAACCGTGGTGGTGTCAGCCCTGGTCAATTTTGCTAACAGGATGTGGAGTAGTGGGTGGAAGCTGGTGGCTATTTCATCGCATCTGGTTGACTGGTTTTATTACGGTTCCTATCCTCACTTGGATGGGCTTTTTCCTGTTGGTATATCCCAGGTTGTTTGCCCAGTCTATGCAGCAAGAAATCGAGGTAACCCAGACCACGGAAGAGTATCTATGA
- a CDS encoding hypothetical protein (IMG reference gene:2510094760), translating into MLPFVAVPSTIAQEFGKYRDLFCRGAGFEQVSRYVTGLLLSENKTLQGIAGQWVAGGEVGGRRAMHAAVFEAGWRSSELMSHHRAVIAKEHQGRGREVISLDWTLSHHDWGKQIFGVKRSYDYVEHRMSCFQTVVTATIANRHLIDGIDVVVQFPDFSVAEREYLKVTAKSHYDDLDQVRERLIEMLHYHKNRLEYRKRTEIAVEIVRQVEAEGQFPTADYAFDNGVLTVELTTMIESAGKHWVSEVESSRNILWNDQWQRVDAIGLELRIHHPESFRPIQVTCRNGETKPIWAFTKVVRLKKFGRKRLVIVHEQADLQDPPRFLLTDALHWESGRVMQTWSYRWSCEVFHEVSKQHTGLESAQVRNEEAVNRHFRLSCVAQSILQRTACSGAQSERFEFAQGKQTVGQKLYTLTRQAFDDLLQFIVTRCSHGHTNEQILQALLPS; encoded by the coding sequence ATGCTGCCCTTTGTCGCTGTGCCATCGACGATTGCTCAAGAGTTTGGGAAATATCGAGACCTGTTCTGCCGAGGCGCAGGCTTTGAGCAGGTGAGTCGCTATGTGACCGGATTGCTGTTGAGTGAGAACAAAACCTTGCAAGGGATTGCCGGACAATGGGTAGCAGGTGGGGAGGTCGGCGGACGAAGAGCGATGCACGCAGCGGTGTTTGAGGCGGGCTGGAGGAGTTCAGAGTTAATGTCCCATCATCGTGCTGTGATAGCCAAAGAGCATCAGGGGCGAGGGCGAGAAGTCATCAGTCTGGATTGGACGCTCAGCCATCACGATTGGGGCAAGCAGATCTTTGGGGTGAAGCGATCCTATGATTATGTGGAACATCGGATGAGTTGCTTTCAAACGGTGGTGACGGCGACGATTGCGAACCGCCACCTAATTGATGGGATTGACGTGGTGGTGCAGTTTCCAGATTTTTCAGTGGCAGAACGGGAGTATCTGAAGGTGACGGCAAAATCCCACTATGACGATTTAGACCAAGTGCGAGAACGACTGATTGAGATGTTGCATTATCACAAGAATCGATTGGAGTATCGCAAACGCACCGAGATTGCCGTCGAGATTGTGCGCCAAGTGGAAGCGGAAGGACAATTTCCCACCGCCGATTATGCGTTTGACAATGGGGTGTTGACTGTTGAGTTAACCACCATGATTGAGTCCGCAGGAAAACACTGGGTGAGTGAAGTTGAAAGTTCTCGCAACATCTTGTGGAATGACCAATGGCAACGGGTAGATGCGATTGGTTTAGAACTCAGAATCCATCACCCAGAGAGCTTTCGCCCGATTCAAGTCACTTGCCGCAACGGCGAAACGAAACCGATTTGGGCATTTACCAAAGTCGTGCGCCTCAAGAAGTTTGGACGCAAGCGATTGGTCATCGTCCACGAGCAAGCAGATTTACAAGACCCACCTCGCTTCCTGCTCACCGATGCGTTGCATTGGGAAAGTGGGCGAGTCATGCAGACTTGGAGTTATCGATGGTCCTGCGAGGTCTTTCATGAGGTGAGCAAACAGCACACCGGGCTAGAGTCGGCTCAGGTGCGGAACGAGGAAGCGGTCAACCGTCACTTCCGTCTTAGTTGCGTGGCGCAGTCGATTCTGCAACGGACTGCCTGTTCTGGCGCACAATCTGAACGATTTGAGTTTGCTCAAGGCAAGCAAACGGTGGGACAGAAGCTCTATACCCTCACTCGTCAAGCCTTTGATGATTTGCTGCAATTCATTGTGACGCGATGTTCTCACGGACATACAAATGAACAGATTTTACAAGCTCTCCTCCCCAGTTGA